A genome region from Eremothecium gossypii ATCC 10895 chromosome VII, complete sequence includes the following:
- the RRP8 gene encoding 25S rRNA (adenine645-N1)-methyltransferase (Syntenic homolog of Saccharomyces cerevisiae YDR083W (RRP8)): protein MRDELRLPVRTATADHKLTAMALFKVDGWSIDSKEIAYDKANKNDKQKAKKNKSKNKEKRVPEKPQLKLEEAPTDTQDRSPEQRDAPKIEKPKPAKRKHEEEANNSAADQTKMVEAPVSKKPLTALQKKMMAKLSGSRFRWINERLYTISSEDAYKLIQEQPQLFDEYHEGFRSQVQAWPENPVDLLVQQIRARAKKPVNAPGGLPGLKNKKIVIADMGCGEAQLALDVNTFFQRENKRSKFKKDCEVHSFDLKKANERITVADIRHVPLPENSCTIVIFCLALMGTNFLDFIKEAYRILAPRGELWIAEIKSRFSDGNGDEFVNALKLCGFFHKHTDNSNKMFTKFEFFKPPKEILEERKAKLERKQKFIEVETEKEALESKRSENPEGNWLLKPCIYKRR, encoded by the coding sequence ATGCGCGATGAGCTACGACTACCAGTACGTACAGCTACCGCAGATCACAAATTAACCGCTATGGCTTTGTTCAAGGTCGACGGGTGGAGCATAGATTCCAAGGAAATTGCATATGACAAGGCTAACAAGAATGATAAGCAAAAGGCAAAGAAGAATAAGTCTAAGAACAAAGAGAAAAGAGTGCCCGAGAAGCCACAACTTAAGCTAGAGGAGGCGCCAACAGATACACAGGACCGCTCCCCCGAGCAGCGTGACGCACCTAAGATTGAGAAGCCAAAACCTGCTAAGAGAAAGCACGAAGAAGAGGCGAATAATAGCGCCGCCGATCAGACTAAGATGGTGGAGGCGCCGGTGAGCAAAAAACCCCTCACGGCGCTGCAAAAGAAGATGATGGCTAAATTGTCTGGCTCCAGGTTTCGCTGGATCAATGAAAGATTATACACTATTTCTTCAGAGGATGCATACAAGCTGATCCAAGAACAACCTCAGCTTTTTGACGAGTATCACGAGGGTTTCCGTTCGCAAGTGCAGGCCTGGCCCGAGAATCCGGTTGATCTTCTCGTGCAGCAGATCCGTGCCAGAGCAAAGAAGCCTGTTAACGCGCCCGGGGGCCTTCCCGGTCTTAAGAATAAGAAGATCGTGATAGCAGACATGGGCTGCGGCGAGGCACAATTGGCGCTAGACGTGAACACTTTTTTCCAGCGGGAGAATAAACGCTCCAAGTTCAAGAAGGACTGCGAAGTGCATAGTTTCGACCTGAAGAAGGCCAACGAAAGAATCACTGTCGCGGATATTAGACACGTGCCGCTTCCAGAAAACTCCTGTACTATTGTGATATTTTGTCTAGCATTGATGGGGACGAATTTCCTAGATTTCATTAAGGAAGCTTATAGGATACTGGCTCCTCGTGGCGAACTTTGGATTGCAGAGATCAAATCTAGGTTCTCCGACGGCAACGGTGACGAGTTCGTGAACGCGCTCAAGCTCTGTGGCTTTTTCCATAAACACACAGACAACAGCAATAAAATGTTCACGAAGTTTGAGTTCTTCAAGCCTCCAAAGGAGATCCTAGAAGAACGCAAAGCCAAGCTCGAGCGTAAGCAGAAGTTCATCGAAGTGGAAACAGAGAAGGAAGCTCTAGAGTCTAAGCGGTCGGAAAATCCAGAAGGAAACTGGCTACTAAAGCCATGTATATATAAACGGAGGTGA
- the TVP23 gene encoding Tvp23p (Syntenic homolog of Saccharomyces cerevisiae YDR084C (TVP23)) codes for MDSVRNFYDTIIKSSHPLVLSLHLAGKAIPVAFYLLGGWFVSYTSHFLIITILLLAVDFYLTKNISGRKLVHLRWWHNATGTNEDGSPFVFESYKQYPDYSGPAVNPIDSKLFWISTYAAPALWALFGVLCVLRLQFISLFLVLFAAGLTGYNAYGFRSCDRWEPNKKSSETSSIWPQMPTFTNVENIQRLFTFQTFFRNG; via the coding sequence ATGGATTCCGTCCGGAACTTTTATGATACCATCATCAAGTCATCGCATCCTCTAGTGCTCAGCTTACATTTAGCGGGTAAGGCCATTCCCGTGGCCTTCTACCTGCTTGGTGGGTGGTTCGTAAGTTACACGTCGCACTTCCTGATCATCACCATACTGTTGCTGGCAGTAGACTTCTACTTGACTAAAAACATCAGCGGTAGGAAGTTGGTGCACCTTAGATGGTGGCACAATGCTACAGGGACCAATGAGGACGGCAGTCCGTTTGTATTCGAGTCTTATAAGCAATATCCGGACTACTCTGGGCCTGCCGTGAACCCGATTGATTCGAAGTTGTTCTGGATATCAACGTACGCAGCACCTGCGCTTTGGGCATTGTTCGGCGTCTTATGTGTGCTGAGACTACAATTTATCAGCCTCTTCCTGGTGCTGTTCGCAGCAGGGTTAACAGGTTACAATGCGTACGGATTCCGCTCCTGCGACAGATGGGAGCCCAACAAGAAAAGCTCGGAGACAAGCAGCATATGGCCACAAATGCCTACATTCACGAATGTGGAGAACATCCAGCGGCTGTTCACCTTCCAAACCTTTTTTAGGAACGGTTGA
- the AFR1 gene encoding Afr1p (Syntenic homolog of Saccharomyces cerevisiae YER158C and YDR085C (AFR1)): MSQLKDGAAGPHGQGPVYHIPRSQSTGDLFLIPELDQERERRRRQGAHSMSSVSLQERARAPTAYQRLRTQMKQSFQFPNGESFTPRAQLRPGGERAHSLCGARPEAAAWPRRSASLQKPAGRGYAAKAASAESLVRRPPGDASQEHASPGRAAAPAALPAACHVTKSQSCTSIKTLSNPTTSSSSISQSSGSLIRENASGSITSASEISQKTDGQRMDIPGLDADRKPFDTEQDYQACLTPVVSHHSGSEQTPPTPTAAAEQASADASPKRANSRLGLFFKKLLPSIKRKPKQQSGLPSTPTHSYASTADSMHRSPLSVGPEPFSQSYLDLTEENNDNSSLSSYEREPASLFDIDLVFDTLLLKSDRHDEPKKDCKGLAKEESTKTKQCVVIKHDTPPAANRTSLTHELDYELIHEFSKLGEYIRTGTEGQELGATLLSLSSFSNLTPPPRSNRRPVFRQPDVSQSFYHSNMTLSPDFAKGIRANDKLSAFQYKDRILSNLQQHWKVVHVNETMPRQSSPSKSIISSQPSLEFANSSSSRSSSPLDSAKSVKSTKRIEFADVIYVNDTYSHWDYRRSDKRFLRERKQLMTSAHGLPFVQAVKWELNEYKRHEMMVHPESMQNTQFFV; this comes from the coding sequence ATGTCGCAGTTGAAGGACGGGGCGGCCGGCCCGCACGGGCAGGGACCGGTGTACCACATCCCGCGGTCGCAGTCCACGGGCGACCTGTTCCTGATTCCCGAGCTGGACCAGGAGCGggagcggcggcggcggcagggCGCGCACAGCATGTCGAGCGTCTCGCTGCAggagcgcgcgcgggcgccgaCGGCGTACCAGCGGTTGCGCACGCAGATGAAGCAGAGCTTCCAGTTTCCGAACGGCGAGAGCTtcacgccgcgcgcgcagctgcggccaggcggcgagcgcgcgcacagcctctgcggcgcgcggccggaggcggcggcgtggcCGCGGCGGTCCGCGAGCCTGCAGAAGCCGGCAGGGCGCGGGTATGCCGCCAAGGCGGCGAGCGCCGAGTCGCTGGtgcggcggccgccggGGGACGCGTCGCAGGAGCACGCGTCCCCTGGGCGGGCCGCGGCCCCGGCGGCGTTGCCTGCCGCATGCCACGTCACTAAATCGCAGAGCTGCACGTCAATCAAGACACTGAGCAACCCGACCACGTCCTCGAGCAGCATCTCGCAGAGCAGCGGGTCGCTGATCCGTGAAAATGCTTCGGGAAGTATTACCAGCGCCAGCGAGATCAGCCAGAAAACGGACGGACAGAGGATGGACATCCCGGGTTTGGACGCGGACCGCAAGCCGTTTGACACAGAGCAGGACTACCAGGCCTGTCTGACGCCGGTGGTGTCGCACCACTCGGGGTCGGAACAGACGCCACCGACGCCGACCGCGGCGGCCGAGCAGGCCAGCGCGGACGCGAGCCCGAAGCGCGCCAACTCGCGGCTCGGGCTGTTCTtcaagaagctgctgcCCAGCATCAAGCGCAAGCCGAAACAACAATCGGGTCTCCCTTCGACCCCGACGCATTCCTACGCCAGCACGGCAGATAGCATGCATCGCTCTCCTCTGTCTGTGGGACCCGAGCCATTTAGCCAGAGCTATCTGGACCTCACAGAGGAGAACAATGACAACTCCTCACTGTCATCCTACGAGCGAGAACCAGCCAGTCTGTTTGACATCGATCTCGTGTTTGATACCCTGTTGTTAAAAAGCGATCGCCATGACGAGCCCAAAAAAGATTGCAAGGGCTTGGCAAAGGAGGAGTCCACAAAGACAAAACAATGCGTGGTGATAAAGCATGATACTCCTCCTGCGGCCAATAGGACGTCGCTGACGCATGAATTAGACTATGAGCTCATCCATGAGTTTTCAAAACTAGGCGAATACATACGGACGGGAACGGAAGGCCAGGAACTGGGGGCCACACTACTCTCCCTATCATCGTTCAGTAACCTCACCCCGCCGCCAAGGTCGAATCGCAGGCCGGTTTTCAGGCAGCCGGATGTTTCGCAGTCCTTCTACCACTCTAACATGACACTATCGCCGGACTTCGCAAAGGGGATCCGCGCAAATGACAAACTTTCGGCATTTCAATATAAAGATCGAATACTATCCAACCTGCAGCAACATTGGAAGGTCGTGCACGTGAACGAGACGATGCCGCGCCAGTCGTCTCCTTCGAAGTCCATCATAAGCTCCCAGCCCTCGCTGGAGTTCGCCAACTCCTCGTCGTCGAGAAGCTCGTCGCCGCTAGATTCGGCAAAATCCGTCAAATCCACTAAGCGCATCGAGTTTGCCGACGTCATCTACGTTAATGATACATACTCTCATTGGGACTACAGGCGCAGCGACAAACGGTTTTTGCGCGAGCGTAAACAGCTCATGACTTCTGCACATGGCCTTCCATTTGTCCAAGCTGTCAAGTGGGAACTAAACGAATACAAGAGACATGAGATGATGGTCCATCCAGAGAGCATGCAGAATACTCAGTTCTTCGTTTGA
- a CDS encoding AGR155Cp (NOHBY742; No homolog in Saccharomyces cerevisiae; Syntenic homolog of Kluyveromyces lactis KLLA0C11913g) translates to MHSTLSPITRWLPRTEGDAWRPQQKLELPTTTVPLCFDSPATSIYIGSHPAHNQHHTDGTEMGKLSYVAANAIVWPTYAVMLAVASVLAYRLRNVRTFLSANGTQKAVPLALNFIASGLGCGVLLAYPQMANVAGLQGLLVYVLTSALPMYVFAFFGPLIKQTCPDGFVLTEWVLRRFGRVAALYLSACTILTLYLFMVSEIVSLRLAVQALSNIKPIPVVVVQCVVTTIYTAIGGFHISFVTDSLQATVVLLLVVVGAVAVGTSVKIDPARIGPSGLLRPSRLGWQLVYILTVAIFTNDFFMSGFWLRTFAARSNRDLLLGCSLAAVLLAVVLLLVGVTGLLAVWAGYAPVADLDSASFFLLLAALPAWANGVVLALVVVLSTCTLDSFQSALVSTISNDLFRNRLPPLYARAAVAVVMVPVVVVGLLATDILAIYLIVDLLSAAVVPVMLLGFWPRAARLSAWELIGGGLGGLLCVFVFGAIYYRSAREGGRLLIIANGLYVDDWGTFGAMVVAPLGSLLFAAIIFALRTAVGRARPGLLKVRARADSDKLFAASPRTSLT, encoded by the coding sequence ATGCATAGTACTTTGAGCCCGATAACCAGATGGTTGCCGCGCACTGAAGGAGACGCATGGCGCCCGCAGCAGAAGCTCGAGCTTCCAACGACAACCGTGCCGCTCTGCTTTGACAGCCCCGCCACGAGCATATATATAGGGTCACATCCCGCTCACAATCAACACCACACTGACGGCACTGAAATGGGCAAGCTCTCGTACGTAGCGGCAAACGCGATCGTGTGGCCCACCTACGCGGTGATGCTGGCAGTTGCTTCCGTGCTGGCCTACCGGCTGCGCAATGTGCGCACGTTCCTGTCCGCAAACGGGACGCAGAAGGCCGTGCCGCTGGCGCTGAACTTCATCGCGTCGGGCCTCGGCTGCGGCGTGCTGCTCGCGTACCCGCAGATGGCCAACGTAGCCGGGCTGCAGGGCCTGCTGGTTTACGTGCTGACGTCCGCGCTGCCGATGTACGTGTTCGCGTTCTTCGGCCCGCTCATCAAGCAGACGTGCCCGGACGGCTTCGTGCTGACCGAGTGGGTGCTGCGGCGCTTCGGGCGCGTGGCCGCGCTCTACCTCAGCGCGTGCACGATCCTCACGCTCTACCTGTTCATGGTGTCGGAGATTGTCTCGCTGCGGCTCGCCGTCCAGGCGCTCTCGAACATCAAGCCCATCCCCGTCGTCGTCGTGCAGTGCGTCGTCACGACCATCTACACAGCCATCGGCGGCTTCCACATCTCGTTCGTCACCGACTCGCTGCAGGCCACGGtcgtgctgctgctggtcgTCGTCGGCGCCGTCGCGGTCGGCACGTCCGTCAAGATCGACCCCGCGCGCATCGGGCCCTCCGGCCTGCTGCGCCCCTCGCGCCTCGGCTGGCAGCTCGTCTACATCCTCACCGTCGCCATCTTCACCAACGACTTCTTCATGTCCGGCTTCTGGCTGCGCACCTTCGCCGCGCGCTCCAACCGCGACCTGCTGCTCGGCTGCTCGCTGGCCGCCGTGCTGCTCGCCGtcgtgctgctgctcgtcgGCGTCACCGGCCTGCTCGCCGTGTGGGCCGGCTACGCGCCGGTCGCAGACCTCGACAGCGCCAGTTTCTTCCTGCTGctcgccgcgctgcccgccTGGGCCAACGGCGTCGTGCTCGCCCTCGTCGTCGTGCTATCCACCTGCACGCTCGACTCCTTCCAGAGCGCACTCGTCTCCACCATTTCCAACGACCTCTTCCGCAACCGCCTGCCCCCGCTCtacgcgcgcgccgccgtcgccgtcgTCATGGTCCccgtcgtcgtcgtcggcCTGCTGGCCACCGACATCCTGGCCATCTACCTCATCGTCGACCTGCTGTCCGCCGCCGTCGTCCCCGTCATGCTGCTGGGCTTCtggccgcgcgccgcgcgcctgTCTGCCTGGGAGCTGATCGGCGGCGGCCTCGGCGGCCTGCTCTGCGTCTTCGTCTTCGGCGCCATCTACTACCGCTCTGCCCGCGAGGGCGGCCGCCTGCTGATCATTGCGAACGGCCTCTACGTCGACGACTGGGGCACCTTCGGTGCCATGGTCGTCGCCCCGCTGGGCAGCCTGCTCTTCGCGGCGATCATCTTCGCGCTGCGCACCGCCGTtggccgcgcgcgcccgggACTACTCAAGGTACGCGCCAGGGCCGACTCCGACAAGCTCTTTGCAGCCTCGCCCCGCACTTCCCTTACATAA
- the BUR6 gene encoding negative cofactor 2 transcription regulator complex subunit BUR6 (Syntenic homolog of Saccharomyces cerevisiae YER159C (BUR6)) encodes MDDIPTHFTGCGGNSPFDKIKTHFPPAKIKKIMQTDEDIGKVSQATPVITGRSLEFFIAMLVDKSSQMAKEQGSKRISGDIMKKTIMADEKFDFLREIVCPEAVKHEDSTHDDAEADVEGAQYAAEL; translated from the coding sequence ATGGACGACATCCCCACTCACTTCACCGGCTGCGGCGGGAACTCGCCCTTCGACAAAATCAAAACGCACTTCCCCCCGGCTAAAATCAAGAAGATTATGCAAACAGATGAGGACATCGGCAAGGTGTCCCAGGCGACGCCGGTGATCACCGGCCGGTCTCTCGAGTTCTTTATCGCAATGCTCGTCGACAAGTCCAGCCAGATGGCCAAGGAACAGGGCTCCAAGCGGATCAGCGGCGATATCATGAAGAAGACGATCATGGCCGATGAGAAGTTCGACTTCCTCCGCGAAATCGTGTGCCCGGAGGCCGTCAAGCACGAAGACTCGACGCACGACGATGCTGAGGCTGATGTGGAGGGCGCGCAGTACGCAGCCGAACTCTAG
- the SSS1 gene encoding translocon subunit SSS1 (Syntenic homolog of Saccharomyces cerevisiae YDR086C (SSS1)): MAKNNNNLEKLSDAPLEFFKDGTAFLSKCNKPNQREFLQIIRAVGIGFLAVGVIGYAIKLIHIPIRHLIV; encoded by the coding sequence ATGGCCAAGAACAACAACAACCTCGAGAAGCTTTCCGACGCTCCACTGGAGTTTTTCAAGGACGGCACGGCCTTCCTGTCCAAGTGCAACAAGCCCAACCAGCGCGAGTTCCTGCAGATCATCCGCGCTGTGGGTATCGGCTTCCTGGCCGTGGGCGTGATCGGCTACGCCATAAAGCTCATCCACATCCCAATCAGACACCTCATTGTATAG
- the RRP1 gene encoding Rrp1p (Syntenic homolog of Saccharomyces cerevisiae YDR087C (RRP1)) has protein sequence MTGVQTSPFVRQLASNSRSVREQALESLRSYLASQQLRKAPQLQFDQLWKGLYFAMWFSDRPRPQQRLAAQLGELSLLFLDGDTALGDRAFVRFSKAFWKVMCLEWYNIDHHRLDKYLLLVRRVLYNQLRFLRERGWDAALVERYVAKVLQGLPLSGSPKVYNGIPFHIIDIFVDEWERLVLRDGRDAEDADMPELPEQRDLIAATPLPRFVAVFQGLAANIANIKILREKIKQDLLADQRLYDWGVLARDSPESDDDDDVEEWHGF, from the coding sequence ATGACTGGAGTGCAGACCTCGCCCTTTGTGCGCCAGCTGGCGTCCAACAGCCGCTCGGTTCGGGAACAGGCGCTGGAGTCTTTGCGCTCGTACCTTGCGTCGCAGCAGCTCAGAAAAgcgccgcagctgcagtTTGACCAGCTGTGGAAGGGCCTCTACTTCGCGATGTGGTTCAGCGACcgcccgcggccgcagcagcggctggcGGCTCAGCTTGGCGAGCTGAGCCTGCTGTTCCTGGACGGCGACACGGCGCTCGGCGACCGCGCGTTTGTGCGCTTCAGCAAGGCGTTTTGGAAGGTGATGTGCCTGGAGTGGTACAACATCGACCACCACCGGCTCGACAAgtacctgctgctggtgcgcCGCGTGCTGTACAACCAGCTTCGCTTTCTGCGCGAGCGCGGTTGGGATGCGGCGCTCGTCGAGCGCTACGTGGCCAAGGTGCTGCAGGGGCTCCCCCTAAGCGGTAGCCCCAAGGTGTACAACGGCATTCCCTTCCACATCATCGACATCTTCGTGGACGAGTGGGAGCGCCTGGTCCTGCGTGATGGCCGCGACGCCGAGGACGCGGATATGCCTGAGCTGCCCGAACAGCGCGACCTCATAGCTGCGAccccgctgccgcgctTCGTCGCGGTGTTCCAGGGCCTCGCAGCCAACATCGCCAACATTAAGATCCTGCGTGAGAAGATAAAGCAGGACCTGCTCGCAGACCAGCGTCTCTACGACTGGGGCGTGCTGGCCCGGGACAGTCCCGAgagcgacgacgacgacgacgtGGAGGAGTGGCATGGCTTTTAG
- the SLU7 gene encoding mRNA splicing protein SLU7 (Syntenic homolog of Saccharomyces cerevisiae YDR088C (SLU7)) — translation MEENKHIPKYIRDKPWYVESGDDDADYLGHHRREPGEGAQDFSVAQQGSVISDRFVAGSAPRAGRGRGRCTNCGANHDRRDCLLRPRKQARGDGGERAFQVRDENALSFEAKRDRWYGFEGPVAPAVAAAAAEPPAAAEDAAAAVERYKLGLDARAARAGVGAPAIRPRHDRARYLDDVRGEETRYDPKSRVYRGDGAAGEAPAAPDRAGRDGSTVDHVISANPTRLELGRQTPERGARQPEGQAQSAAARASLLQRYGNSARSRR, via the coding sequence ATGGAGGAGAACAAGCATATACCGAAGTACATTCGCGACAAGCCTTGGTATGTTGAGAGCGGCGATGACGACGCGGACTACCTCGGGCACCACCGGCGCGAGCCCGGCGAGGGCGCTCAGGACTTCTCGGTGGCTCAGCAGGGTTCGGTAATAAGTGACCGTTTTGTggcgggcagcgcgccgcgggcggggcgcggACGCGGGCGGTGCACGAACTGCGGCGCCAATCATGACCGGCGCGACTGCCTGCTCCGGCCGCGCAAACAGGCGCGGGGCGATGGTGGCGAGCGCGCGTTTCAGGTCCGGGACGAGAATGCGCTGAGCTTTGAGGCCAAGCGGGACCGATGGTACGGGTTCGAGGGGCCGGTGGCGCCGGCAgtggcggccgcggcggcggagccgccggcagcggcagaggacgcggcggcagcagtGGAACGGTACAAGTTGGGACTGGacgcgcgggcggcgcgggcgggcgtGGGGGCGCCTGCGATCCGGCCGCGGCATGACCGCGCGCGGTACCTCGACGACGTGCGCGGCGAGGAGACGCGGTACGATCCGAAGAGCCGTGTGTACCGCGGCGAtggcgcggcgggcgaggcgccggcggcgccggacAGGGCCGGCCGGGACGGCAGCACGGtggatcacgtgatcagTGCGAACCCGACGCGGCTGGAGCTTGGGCGGCAGACGCCCGAGCGCGGTGCGCGGCAGCCGGAGGGCCAGGCGcagagcgcggcggcgcgcgcgagcttgctgcagcgctacggcaacagcgcgcgcagccgccgctga
- the VTC5 gene encoding Vtc5p (Syntenic homolog of Saccharomyces cerevisiae YDR089W) translates to MAALASTTGAGMKLRGRRGPAAEWTLNGMDYEYLREEVRRATTYAGGREETDGRVLGRLLGAFRAELSNVNLFVSLKMREITARLETVEAGIVEWRRRKVGEPGARALRLRRANGQLAQCSADLQRLARYLLLQKAALRKLTRRLVRYYPYDEAEVEGFVAALYACDELQQGHEGVVFTAVDLEPYLLEVSLIMGVLYDLEMKDRSVERAREPPNNVLGRPITSCLTFDTLFLGKYHLLQRLLISQDNVGELKFLLMKLDYQMIDDDVLSTSRQLANGALPGGDPIKGSCKAQSLRFFDFGAARPARMRRNSSLPDKLRTLSQLRTHMYPLDKQFMTDEAYNQHPNIFVRGQQDDACLLMCHVGGMRNHIITQNLPLPLVLECLTKRQWSHKNIPLSALDKLCLDWVRTNNLGLSDFVISVKRTRFFTKRDEVINGTAFTSVYLITLDEEVFINNTLKLPHAFVEVRKLTNTVVTPNKSTNKIDTELSHLIDVILDMSLSCYPLAPSNTLWKMAYSLKDTPAEEIERSMYAALAAADFQDSSNISGDILFSIGRRRLDQMSTPTVPQRTPSLAKSSHKSQDAQSPSSSGETPQRKRYWNELDEQNDADAQDCFYRDPEELHTGDYEAEHGFIKFDKNFILNFYQYLHKLNHIFCYQKKPPKEYTVVPCSGDSEITRSELTPLIRQNSEARSYSALEVQSTLPGGGSQLQVPNWDDEAALVCYDELDVLYGYKHDEVVSLFYLTTLLVSCITTGTTVGIMFSLFSALGNDQTEFEGSNYITALILVSLVVSLMLSSFSLLLLFSRYHMAPWWHYSSCIIVFILVTLCVCYGVVKVFI, encoded by the coding sequence ATGGCGGCTCTGGCAAGCACCACAGGCGCGGGCATGAAGCTGAGGGGACGCCGCgggccggcggcggagTGGACGCTGAACGGCATGGACTACGAGTACCTGCGCGAGGAGGTGCGACGTGCGACGACGTACGCGGGTGGGCGCGAGGAGACGGACGGGCGCGTGCTGGGGAGGCTGCTGGGCGCGTTCCGGGCGGAGCTGAGCAACGTGAACCTGTTTGTGAGCCTGAAGATGCGGGAAATCACGGCGCGACTGGAGACGGTGGAGGCGGGGATCGTGGagtggcggcggcggaaGGTCGGGGAGCCcggggcgcgggcgctgcgTCTGCGGCGCGCGAACGGGCAGTTGGCGCAGTGCAGCGCGGACCTGCAGCGGCTGGCACGgtacctgctgctgcagaaggcggcgctgcggaaGCTGACGCGGCGCCTGGTGCGGTACTACCCCTACGATGAGGCGGAGGTGGAGGGCTTTGTGGCGGCGCTGTACGCGTGCgacgagctgcagcagggCCACGAGGGCGTCGTGTTCACGGCCGTCGACTTGGAGCCGTATCTGCTGGAGGTTTCGCTGATCATGGGTGTGCTGTACGACCTAGAGATGAAGGACCGGAGCGTggagcgcgcgcgcgagccGCCGAACAACGTGCTGGGGCGGCCGATCACGTCGTGCCTGACGTTCGACACGCTCTTCCTGGGTAAGTACCACTTGCTGCAGCGGCTACTCATATCGCAGGACAACGTAGGCGAGCTCAAGTTTTTGCTTATGAAGCTAGATTACCAAATGATCGACGATGACGTGCTGTCGACGTCGCGGCAGCTTGCGAACGGTGCGTTGCCGGGCGGAGACCCTATAAAAGGTAGCTGTAAGGCGCAGTCTCTACGGTTCTTCGACTTCGGGGCCGCGCGGCCTGCGCGGATGCGCCGCAACAGTTCCCTGCCCGACAAGCTGCGCACCCTGTCGCAGCTCCGTACACACATGTACCCGCTCGACAAGCAGTTTATGACGGACGAGGCGTACAATCAGCACCCGAATATCTTTGTTCGCGGGCAGCAGGACGATGCGTGCTTGCTGATGTGCCACGTTGGAGGGATGCGGAATCACATCATCACTCAAAATCTCCCGCTGCCACTGGTCTTGGAGTGTCTCACCAAGCGCCAGTGGAGCCATAAAAATATACCACTCTCTGCACTAGATAAACTGTGCCTTGACTGGGTACGTACCAATAACTTGGGTCTGAGTGACTTTGTCATCTCAGTTAAAAGGACAAGGTTTTTTACAAAACGCGATGAGGTTATCAACGGCACTGCCTTCACATCTGTGTATCTTATAACCTTAGATGAGGAGGTTTTTATCAACAATACATTAAAATTGCCTCATGCATTCGTGGAAGTGAGGAAACTAACGAATACTGTGGTTACCCCAAATAAAAGTACAAACAAAATCGATACTGAGTTATCCCATCTAATTGATGTTATTTTAGATATGTCATTATCATGCTATCCATTAGCGCCGTCTAATACGCTGTGGAAAATGGCATATTCGTTAAAAGACACACCTGCCGAAGAGATAGAACGGAGTATGTATGCGGCCTTAGCAGCTGCAGATTTTCAGGATTCTTCCAATATCTCCGGTGATATACTCTTTTCCATTGGCAGAAGGCGGCTGGATCAAATGTCAACTCCGACAGTACCCCAGCGCACCCCTTCGCTTGCCAAGTCTTCGCACAAGAGCCAGGATGCCCAGTCCCCTTCTTCCAGTGGCGAAACGCCGCAACGGAAGAGGTACTGGAATGAACTGGATGAGCAGAATGATGCAGACGCACAAGATTGTTTTTACAGGGACCCTGAAGAACTGCATACCGGTGACTACGAGGCTGAACATGGGTTCATTAAGTTTGATAAGAATTTTATCCTGAATTTTTACCAGTATCTCCACAAATTAAACCATATCTTCTGCTATCAGAAGAAACCTCCCAAAGAATACACCGTTGTACCCTGTAGTGGCGACTCGGAGATCACCAGAAGTGAGCTAACTCCGCTAATCCGCCAAAACTCCGAAGCTAGGTCGTATTCAGCGCTTGAGGTGCAAAGCACGTTGCCGGGAGGTGGTAGCCAACTGCAAGTTCCAAACTGGGATGACGAGGCTGCGCTAGTATGTTACGATGAACTTGATGTCCTATATGGATACAAGCACGATGAGGTGGTCTCATTGTTTTACCTGACGACCCTGCTCGTATCTTGCATAACCACAGGTACCACTGTGGGAATCATGTTTTCATTGTTCAGCGCTCTTGGAAATGACCAGACTGAGTTTGAAGGTAGTAATTATATCACAGCGTTGATCCTGGTATCTCTAGTGGTGTCCCTCATGCTGAGCTCGTTTAGCTTGCTTCTGCTGTTCAGTAGGTACCATATGGCGCCATGGTGGCACTATTCAAGCTGCATTATCGTCTTCATTCTCGTAACATTGTGCGTTTGTTATGGTGTGGTAAAAGTATTCATTTGA